In Motacilla alba alba isolate MOTALB_02 chromosome 23, Motacilla_alba_V1.0_pri, whole genome shotgun sequence, the following are encoded in one genomic region:
- the DNAJC8 gene encoding dnaJ homolog subfamily C member 8, whose translation MAAAAAGPGAGAAEDAFLTFYNEVKQIEKRDSVLTSKNQIDRLTRPGSSYFNLNPFEVLQMDPEATDEEIKKRFRQLSILVHPDKNQDDADRAQKAFEAVDKAYKLLLDQEQKKRALDVIQAGKEYVEHTVKEKKKQLKKDGKPPTVEEDDPEVFKQAVYKQTMKLFAELEIKRKEREAKEMHERKRQREEEIEAQEKAKREREWQKNFEESRDGRVDSWRNFQANTKGKKEKKNRTFLRPPKVKMEQRE comes from the exons atggcggcggcggcggcggggcccggcgcggGCGCGGCCGAGGACGCGTTCCTGACCTTCTACAACGAG GTAAAGCAAATTGAAAAACGAGATTCTGTTTTAACATCAAAAAACCAAATTGACCGACTGACCCGACCTGGATCTTCATATTTCAACTTGAACCCTTTTGAG GTGCTGCAGATGGATCCTGAAGCCACAGatgaagagataaagaaaagatTCCGACAG CTGTCAATATTGGTGCACCCAGACAAAAACCAAGATGATGCAGATAGAGCCCAGAAGGCATTTGAAG CCGTAGATAAAGCTTACAAGCTGCTGCTAGATCAGGAGCAAAAGAAGAGAGCCTTGGATGTGATACAGGCAGGAAAAGAATATGTGGAACACACT gtgaaagaaaaaaagaagcagctgaagaaggATGGAAAACCTCCCACTGTAGAGGAGGATGATCCTGAAGTT TTCAAACAAGCTGTATACAAACAGACAATGAAGCTCTTTGCTGAACTGGAAattaagaggaaagaaagagaagcgAAAGAAATGCATGAAAG GAAGagacagagggaagaggaaattgAAGCACAAGAGAAAGCCAAACGAGAACGAGAATGGCAGAAGAACTTTGAG GAAAGTCGGGATGGTCGTGTTGACAGTTGGAGAAATTTCCAGGCAAATacaaaggggaagaaagaaaagaaaaacaggaccTTCCTGAGACCTCCCAAAGTAAAAATGGAGCAGCGTGAATGA
- the PTAFR gene encoding platelet-activating factor receptor, translating to MMSGKGKGGAEGSTDFQISCHIDSEFRYSLFTVFYSIIFILGFVANCYVLWIFSRIYPTKKLNEIKIFMVNLTIADLLFLITMPMWIVYYHHHGDWIMPEFLCNVAGWFFFVNTYTSVAFLMVITYNRYQAVTNPIKAAQLTTQRRGIYLSAAIWIIIVGSSLYYLFDNNTNQEEVGSRNFTRCFERYDTTSGVSAVLAIHVIICILFYIIFLLILGWNIVIIRTLFSKSVHPRKSAHVKQRALWMVCTVLAVFIISFVPHHIVDLPWTLTVLEQWKKENCQLRQQLNDAHQVTLCLLSTNCVLDPIIYCFLTKKFQKHVSENLKSMKGSRKCSRQTTDTVIEGTIHQEDAIRIC from the coding sequence ATGATGTCTGGAAAAGGCAAAGGAGGTGCAGAAGGCAGTACTGATTTCCAGATTTCGTGCCACATAGACTCTGAGTTTCGCTACAGccttttcactgttttctaCAGCATTATTTTCATTCTAGGCTTTGTTGCCAACTGCTATGTTCTCTGGATTTTCAGCCGTATTTACCCCACCAAGAAACTCAATGAAATCAAGATATTCATGGTGAACCTGACAATAGCTGACTTGCTCTTCTTAATTACAATGCCAATGTGGATTGTTTACTACCACCACCATGGAGACTGGATCATGCCCGAGTTCCTCTGTAACGTGgctggctggtttttttttgttaataccTACACTTCTGTTGCCTTTCTGATGGTCATCACATACAACCGTTACCAAGCTGTGACTAATCCTATTAAAGCTGCTCAGCTGACCACCCAGAGAAGAGGTATCTACCTCTCAGCAGCTATCTGGATCATAATAGTGGGCAGCTCTTTGTATTACCTTTTTGACAATAATACTAATCAGGAGGAGGTCGGCTCCAGGAATTTCACGCGGTGCTTCGAGCGCTATGACACCACGAGTGGTGTTTCAGCTGTTCTCGCCATTCATGTCATCATCTGCATCCTCTTCTatatcattttccttttaatactGGGTTGGAACATTGTCATTATCAGGACCCTGTTCTCCAAGTCGGTGCATCCACGGAAGAGCGCTCACGTCAAGCAAAGAGCCCTCTGGATGGTGTGCACAGTGCTGGCTGTGTTCATCATCAGCTTTGTGCCCCATCACATCGTGGACCTGCCCTGGACTCTGACTGTTCTGGAGCAGTGGAAGAAGGAAAACTGTCAGCTGCGCCAGCAGCTCAACGATGCTCACCAGGTGACTTTGTGCCTCTTGAGTACGAACTGCGTGTTGGACCCGATCATCTACTGCTTCCTCACCAAGAAGTTTCAGAAGCATGTTTCAGAAAACCTGAAAAGCATGAAAGGGAGTCGCAAATGCTCCAGGCAAACAACTGATACAGTGATTGAGGGCACCATTCACCAAGAGGATGCCATTAGGATCTGTTAG